Proteins from a single region of Haloarcula laminariae:
- a CDS encoding MarR family transcriptional regulator: MGQRSDGSEEFGVLRSKRTATRYQILVEVAERQPAVSQQEIADAIGITSQAVSDYLRGLADEGHVTKHGRGRYEVTKEGVDWLISQTDALRSFVSHVSEDIIGQVDIETVLATSDIEEGETVSVTMRDGVLRAIAGDAGNATAVAVTDADAGGDLGITNVEGVVEYDLGDVTAVSIPRVQNDGSAAVDADRIAQLASDHDLVAVAGVEALAAARAADVPVDIRYGSVAAVEEAATKGQDVLLLSSADRLSTHTDALAGANIGYEVLDAAE; the protein is encoded by the coding sequence ATGGGACAGCGTTCGGACGGGAGCGAGGAGTTCGGCGTCCTCCGGAGCAAGCGGACCGCGACACGGTACCAGATACTGGTCGAGGTCGCGGAGCGCCAGCCGGCGGTCAGCCAGCAGGAGATAGCGGACGCCATCGGTATCACCTCCCAGGCCGTCAGCGACTACCTCCGCGGGCTCGCCGACGAGGGCCACGTCACCAAACACGGCCGCGGTCGCTACGAGGTGACGAAGGAGGGCGTCGACTGGCTCATCTCCCAGACCGACGCGCTGCGGAGCTTCGTGAGCCACGTCTCCGAGGACATCATCGGGCAGGTCGACATCGAGACGGTGCTGGCCACGAGCGACATCGAGGAGGGGGAGACGGTGTCGGTGACGATGCGCGACGGCGTGTTGCGGGCCATCGCGGGCGACGCCGGGAACGCGACCGCGGTCGCGGTGACCGACGCCGACGCCGGTGGGGACCTGGGCATCACCAACGTCGAGGGCGTCGTCGAGTACGACCTCGGCGACGTGACCGCGGTGTCGATTCCCCGGGTGCAAAACGACGGGAGCGCGGCCGTCGACGCCGACCGCATCGCGCAGTTGGCGAGCGACCACGACCTCGTCGCCGTCGCCGGCGTCGAGGCGCTGGCCGCCGCCCGGGCCGCCGACGTGCCGGTCGACATCCGCTACGGGAGCGTCGCCGCCGTCGAGGAGGCCGCCACGAAGGGCCAGGACGTGCTCCTGCTGTCGAGCGCCGACCGGCTCTCGACCCACACCGACGC